TTTAACCAATAAGCTCTGTGGTAACAAACGCCCCGGCCACTTTACCGGGGTGGCCACCGTGGTGACCAAGCTGTTTAACATTGTTAAGCCCCAGCGGGCATATTTTGGGCAAAAGGATGCCCAACAGGTGGCGGTAATTAAAAGAATGGTACAGGATTTAAATATGGGCATAGAAATCGTGGCGGTGCCCATAGTTAGGGAAGCCGATGGATTGGCCATGAGCTCTAGAAACACTTATCTGGAGCCCCCGCAAAGACAAGTTGCAACCATCCTTCACCAAAGCCTGCAGTTGGCAAAACAGCAAGTGCAGGCCGGAGAACGGGATGTTAACACCTTAACTAAATTGGTGGCTGATAAAATTAACAGTGAACCCTGTGCTCAACTGGATTATGTGGAGATCTATGCCTATCCAAGTCTAAAAGAGATCGATAAAATTGAGGGCCAGGTGCTGTTAGCTGTGGCGGCTAAATTTGGTAAGGCTAGATTAATAGATAACATAATGTTGGAGGCGTAGAATGTTATTAACACTATTTAAAAGCAAAATTCACCGGGCCACTGTTACCGAGGCCAACTTGAACTACATGGGTAGCATTACTGTGGATAGGGAATTGTTAAAGGCGGCGGGCATTTTGGTGCACGAAAGGGTGCAGGTGGTAAATTTAAACAACGGCAGCCGTTTAGAAACCTATGTAATTCCTGGAGAGGCCCATTCCGGGGTAGTATGTTTAAATGGAGCCGCCGCCCGGCTGGCACAACCAGGGGATAAAGTGATTATTATTTCCTACGCCCTGATGGAGAAAAAAGAAGCAGAAGAATTTAGGCCCCAAGTGGTGATGGTGGATGACAACAATCAGATTGTCAAAGTTATCAGCGAAGAGTCCCATGGTCAAGTGTGTTAACTTGATTGACAATTTAATCAATTTAGTACTACAATCAAGTTATTGTAGTCTAACGGAACTTTGATTAAAAGGAGCTGACAGCTTTGCAATTTGACGATAATGTTAAGCAATTATGGGACGATATTAAAAAATTAAAACAAGAGCGTAATGCGGTTATTTTAGCCCACTACTATCAACCACCTGAAATTCAGGAAGTGGCCGATTTTGTGGGGGACTCGCTGGAATTGTCCCGTAAAGCGGCTGATACAGATGCTGAAGTGATTGTATTTTGCGGTGTGCACTTCATGGCAGAAAGTGCAGCTATTTTATCTCCTGATAAAAAGGTTGTTTTGCCAGTTGAATCTGCAGGTTGTCCCATGGCCGATATGGTCACGGCCGATGCCCTGCGAGCCAAGAAAAAACAGCTGCCCAACACAGTGGTGGTGAGTTATGTAAATACTTCGGCAGAGGTTAAAGCCGAGAGCGATATTTGCTGTACATCAGCCAATGCAGTTAAAATTATTGAATCCATTCCCACAGATAAAGAGATTCTTTTTGTGCCAGATAAAAACCTGGGTGCTAATGTGGCTAGACAAGCCAATAGAAAATTGACAGTATGGGCCGGGGAATGCCCAATACATGATAACTTAACAGTGGAAGATGTA
This Peptococcaceae bacterium 1198_IL3148 DNA region includes the following protein-coding sequences:
- the panD gene encoding aspartate 1-decarboxylase — encoded protein: MLLTLFKSKIHRATVTEANLNYMGSITVDRELLKAAGILVHERVQVVNLNNGSRLETYVIPGEAHSGVVCLNGAAARLAQPGDKVIIISYALMEKKEAEEFRPQVVMVDDNNQIVKVISEESHGQVC
- the panC gene encoding pantoate--beta-alanine ligase codes for the protein MQVVKTIAEIQELVAAAKGQNKTVGLVPTMGYLHQGHLSLMQRAVAECDYVVTSIFVNPLQFGPTEDLASYPRDLEQDTKRAAEVGVDVVFAPTDDEMYPEGFDTVVMVGEALTNKLCGNKRPGHFTGVATVVTKLFNIVKPQRAYFGQKDAQQVAVIKRMVQDLNMGIEIVAVPIVREADGLAMSSRNTYLEPPQRQVATILHQSLQLAKQQVQAGERDVNTLTKLVADKINSEPCAQLDYVEIYAYPSLKEIDKIEGQVLLAVAAKFGKARLIDNIMLEA
- the nadA gene encoding quinolinate synthase NadA, with amino-acid sequence MQFDDNVKQLWDDIKKLKQERNAVILAHYYQPPEIQEVADFVGDSLELSRKAADTDAEVIVFCGVHFMAESAAILSPDKKVVLPVESAGCPMADMVTADALRAKKKQLPNTVVVSYVNTSAEVKAESDICCTSANAVKIIESIPTDKEILFVPDKNLGANVARQANRKLTVWAGECPIHDNLTVEDVLAAKGQYPGAKVLMHPECRPEVVELADYVSSTSGLLRYAAENEAAEFIVGTEEGILHQMRKQNPDKKFYLVHSKMVCKDMKYTTLPKLKEALETLMPQITVPADIREKALGSLERMLAVK